A genomic segment from Candidatus Brocadia sinica JPN1 encodes:
- a CDS encoding four helix bundle protein has translation MEKIFLRLNDVQPYKTAFNLSNFVWEIVTKWDYFAKDTVGKQFVKAVDSISANIAEGFGRYFKKEP, from the coding sequence ATGGAAAAGATATTTTTACGATTAAATGATGTACAGCCATACAAGACGGCATTTAATCTGAGCAATTTTGTTTGGGAAATTGTTACAAAATGGGATTATTTTGCTAAAGATACTGTTGGCAAACAGTTTGTAAAGGCAGTTGATTCTATTTCGGCAAATATCGCTGAGGGATTTGGTAGATATTTTAAAAAAGAACCATAA
- a CDS encoding DUF5618 family protein, whose amino-acid sequence MARSVNAYRKVLQKYLGVYNGKLLKEFEDLNDELHIAGYYRGMLHSVGIVKEALKAAKAFIEKIK is encoded by the coding sequence ATTGCCCGATCTGTTAACGCTTATAGGAAGGTGTTGCAAAAATATCTGGGGGTTTATAACGGTAAACTGTTAAAAGAGTTTGAAGACCTCAATGACGAACTCCATATCGCTGGTTATTATAGGGGAATGCTGCATTCTGTGGGTATAGTCAAAGAAGCTTTGAAAGCAGCAAAGGCTTTTATTGAGAAAATTAAATAA
- the lysS gene encoding lysine--tRNA ligase, producing MENFEQERLDKLQKLREKRIDPYGKRYDNTQPIKSILDSFVADQDDGKVKAAGRISTMRPHGKTAFLDIRDWTGKIQVYLKLDKIGPEKFEILKLLDLGDIMGVEGALFKTRTGEITIYADDFTILTKSLLTPPEKWHGLKGVELRHRQRYVDLFTNPEVMETFLKRIKILKYVRRFLDDRGFVEVETPMMQSIPGGAVARPFITHHNALDIDLYLRIAPELYLKRLLVGGMERVYEINRNFRNEGISTKHNPEFTMMELYQAYSDYNGMMELTEGLITSLVKELYGGYEIPLGERKIDMTPPWRRATFSELLKEYSGVSFEDEAGLARKSKELGLETQGVDRDNMANNIFEQVVEQALNNPTFVLDYPTSICPLTKACEYDPRFAQRFELYIASMEIANSYSELNDAPEQDKRFREQLGTEADITGKIDEDFLTALKYGMPPAGGLGIGIDRLIMVLTNNVSIREVILFPLLKPK from the coding sequence ATGGAAAATTTCGAACAAGAACGCCTTGATAAACTCCAAAAACTGCGTGAGAAGAGAATCGATCCCTACGGGAAACGATACGATAATACACAACCCATAAAATCAATTTTGGATAGCTTTGTTGCAGACCAGGACGATGGAAAGGTTAAGGCCGCCGGACGTATCTCGACCATGCGCCCGCATGGGAAGACGGCATTTTTGGATATAAGAGACTGGACGGGGAAGATACAGGTTTATCTAAAACTCGATAAGATTGGCCCGGAGAAATTTGAGATATTGAAATTGCTCGACCTTGGCGATATTATGGGCGTGGAAGGAGCCCTCTTTAAGACCAGAACCGGTGAAATCACGATTTATGCGGATGATTTTACTATCCTGACAAAATCCCTGTTAACACCGCCCGAGAAGTGGCACGGACTCAAAGGCGTGGAGTTAAGACACCGGCAGCGTTATGTCGACTTGTTTACCAATCCCGAGGTAATGGAAACCTTTTTGAAACGTATTAAGATCCTGAAGTACGTCAGAAGATTCCTGGACGACCGCGGGTTCGTAGAGGTAGAAACCCCCATGATGCAGTCCATTCCCGGTGGCGCCGTGGCAAGACCTTTCATTACACATCATAATGCCCTCGATATCGATCTCTATCTGAGGATTGCACCGGAACTTTATCTGAAAAGGCTGCTTGTGGGTGGAATGGAACGAGTCTATGAGATCAACCGCAATTTCAGAAACGAGGGCATCTCCACGAAACATAACCCTGAATTTACTATGATGGAGTTGTATCAGGCTTACAGCGACTATAATGGTATGATGGAGCTTACAGAGGGTCTTATAACATCACTGGTAAAAGAACTGTACGGTGGATATGAGATACCTTTGGGGGAACGGAAGATTGATATGACTCCGCCATGGCGTCGCGCCACATTTTCCGAATTGTTAAAAGAATACAGCGGTGTGAGTTTTGAGGACGAGGCTGGTCTGGCAAGAAAATCAAAGGAATTGGGGCTCGAGACCCAGGGTGTTGACAGAGACAACATGGCAAACAACATCTTCGAACAGGTGGTAGAGCAGGCATTGAACAATCCCACCTTTGTGTTAGACTATCCTACCTCAATTTGTCCATTAACAAAGGCATGTGAATATGACCCTCGTTTCGCCCAACGGTTCGAGCTGTACATCGCATCTATGGAAATTGCCAACTCTTATTCTGAGCTGAACGACGCCCCGGAGCAGGATAAGAGATTCCGGGAGCAACTAGGCACCGAAGCCGATATTACCGGGAAGATCGATGAAGATTTTTTGACTGCCTTAAAATATGGTATGCCGCCTGCCGGTGGGCTTGGGATCGGTATAGACAGGCTTATCATGGTTTTAACAAACAATGTTTCCATCAGGGAAGTCATCCTTTTCCCGCTTCTGAAACCAAAATAA
- a CDS encoding alkaline phosphatase family protein, with translation MKKILYIVLDGLGDGKYPCKELGNRTPLEAASTPAMDMLAREGQSGLMYTVGKDIAPESDIAVISILGYDAMKYYTGRGPLEALAAGIKINDGDLAFRANFATRGTGRSIKDRRVGRNLSTEEATQLCKEIKKKVKLESVPATFTFKNTLEYRGVLVIRDNNDKLSGYVTNTDPAYIKHGLLGVAKETGTFENIVEYCMPTRDCPDTEAAYRSALLVNEFTLKSCEVLDQSEVNKNRIKKGHLPANLVLLRDAGDHLPKLPSIKSKFKTHFGCFVEMPTEEGIALLTGMKIVPIPPPTKDLEKDYTLRANMTIKHMKNYDGLYIHIKGPDVPGHDGDAIRKKAVIEAIDQYYLTPLINSIDLDKTIVAITADHSTPCRLKSHSDDPVPLLICGGNIKPDTTRSFSEKTCLAGKIGKIHGTQLLPLLIKYANTKK, from the coding sequence ATGAAAAAAATTTTGTATATTGTGCTGGACGGTCTGGGGGATGGAAAATATCCTTGTAAAGAACTTGGCAATCGCACGCCTCTTGAGGCGGCATCTACTCCGGCAATGGACATGCTGGCAAGGGAGGGACAGTCCGGATTAATGTACACGGTAGGAAAAGACATTGCGCCGGAATCCGATATTGCGGTGATCAGTATCCTGGGATATGATGCCATGAAATATTATACCGGTCGCGGTCCTTTGGAGGCGCTTGCAGCGGGAATAAAGATCAATGACGGCGACCTTGCCTTTCGGGCAAACTTTGCAACAAGGGGAACTGGGAGATCAATAAAAGACCGTCGCGTCGGCAGGAATCTTTCTACGGAAGAGGCCACTCAACTCTGTAAAGAAATTAAAAAGAAGGTAAAATTGGAATCTGTCCCAGCCACATTTACCTTTAAAAATACCCTCGAATACAGGGGTGTATTGGTTATCCGGGATAATAATGATAAACTTTCCGGATATGTCACCAACACCGACCCGGCTTATATAAAACACGGTCTTTTGGGCGTTGCAAAGGAAACGGGGACCTTTGAGAACATCGTGGAGTACTGCATGCCCACGAGAGATTGTCCGGATACTGAAGCGGCCTATCGTTCTGCACTTCTGGTGAATGAATTTACCTTAAAGAGTTGTGAGGTGCTGGATCAATCCGAGGTTAACAAAAATCGCATTAAAAAAGGACACCTTCCCGCAAACCTTGTTCTGTTAAGGGATGCCGGCGACCACCTTCCGAAACTGCCCAGTATAAAAAGCAAATTTAAGACACATTTCGGCTGTTTTGTGGAAATGCCAACAGAAGAGGGCATTGCTTTACTGACCGGCATGAAAATCGTCCCTATTCCACCTCCGACAAAAGACCTGGAAAAGGATTACACCCTGCGCGCCAATATGACTATCAAACATATGAAAAATTATGACGGGCTTTATATCCACATCAAAGGGCCCGATGTGCCTGGTCATGATGGCGATGCAATCAGGAAAAAGGCCGTGATTGAAGCAATTGACCAATACTATCTTACACCATTAATAAACAGCATAGACCTCGACAAAACCATTGTTGCGATTACGGCAGACCATTCGACACCCTGCCGGCTAAAATCTCATTCTGATGATCCGGTACCTTTGCTTATCTGCGGTGGAAATATCAAACCGGATACCACACGTTCCTTTTCTGAAAAGACCTGTCTCGCCGGAAAGATTGGGAAAATCCACGGCACACAGCTTCTGCCGTTACTTATTAAATATGCAAATACAAAGAAATAA
- a CDS encoding DUF4912 domain-containing protein codes for MDKDVIKEIFLLILEIIKALCEILWKKVKNLTGLIWDRFFGMADISSKEQAGKQEWGVTGEDTWPVALEAPLVKPEEPQPRIEREEIAYAPRIPELPDNYGDTRIVLMVRDPEWLFTYWEIQKEVMDSVLNTLGGMAHGAKIVLRVYDVTDVIFDGNNAHKYFDIEVTGGTRNWYIHVGEPNRSFCVDIGFLTSHGIFYTLSRSNTVRTPRTSVSEVVDEKWMGIEELYEKIYAPMGIGISESVFERAHKGWQEILKEGVSSPESLSGLTVSKK; via the coding sequence ATGGATAAAGATGTTATCAAAGAAATCTTCCTGCTCATCCTAGAGATTATCAAGGCATTATGCGAGATACTTTGGAAGAAGGTAAAAAATCTCACAGGCCTGATCTGGGACAGGTTTTTTGGTATGGCGGATATCTCATCAAAAGAACAGGCAGGGAAACAGGAATGGGGGGTTACCGGCGAAGATACATGGCCGGTTGCTCTGGAAGCGCCGCTAGTCAAACCGGAAGAACCCCAACCAAGGATTGAAAGAGAAGAGATTGCATACGCCCCAAGAATTCCGGAACTTCCCGATAATTACGGGGATACTCGAATTGTATTGATGGTGCGGGATCCGGAGTGGTTGTTTACCTATTGGGAAATTCAAAAAGAGGTAATGGACAGCGTTTTGAATACGCTTGGCGGCATGGCGCATGGCGCGAAAATTGTATTGCGGGTTTATGACGTAACGGATGTTATCTTTGACGGTAACAATGCCCATAAGTACTTTGATATTGAAGTAACCGGTGGTACGCGAAATTGGTACATCCATGTGGGTGAACCGAACAGGTCGTTTTGCGTGGATATTGGATTCCTCACCTCTCATGGGATCTTTTATACCCTCTCCAGATCGAATACGGTGAGAACTCCCCGTACGAGCGTGTCCGAGGTAGTTGACGAAAAGTGGATGGGCATTGAGGAGCTTTATGAAAAGATATATGCCCCTATGGGCATTGGTATCAGCGAATCTGTATTTGAAAGGGCACACAAGGGATGGCAGGAAATACTGAAAGAGGGTGTGTCTTCACCTGAGTCTTTAAGCGGTTTAACAGTTTCAAAAAAATAA
- a CDS encoding AsmA-like C-terminal region-containing protein: MQIQRNKRSWARKTVLSCGIVFCIVFAVILITRVFISEDFIQEKVTRILEDRFKYIDQVGPVSFHRPNSITIAYLTVQKPEQNKDSPIHFENIQSTFQLLPLLLKKIIVKKLSVQQINYENRLLIKNLITDKFSFIDGVISAQARLCINEGPATMKGVVDLQQKEPAFDLVFEAKDVHITQDIPALGLLPIFTVKQGEIGGILNATGFLQGKGFGKEAFNEKLVANINLDVKDGYIRGNKLLSAILEILGEKDLYSFDSIESVIHIKDGKVYTKKMDMQGPLMSINASGIAEFEGSISYDAVVRFNKEHLGKDAEKIAELVLKQNELPIEIRGTAKDPRVAVKLDKESLENVFKGLVNDFLRNPKEKQKKETNEK, encoded by the coding sequence ATGCAAATACAAAGAAATAAGAGGAGTTGGGCGAGGAAGACTGTATTATCCTGTGGAATCGTATTCTGCATTGTTTTCGCTGTTATCCTCATCACCCGGGTATTTATTTCCGAAGATTTTATACAGGAAAAAGTTACTCGGATACTAGAAGACAGGTTCAAATATATCGATCAGGTTGGTCCTGTTTCTTTTCATCGGCCCAACAGTATTACGATTGCTTATCTTACGGTGCAAAAGCCGGAACAAAACAAAGATTCTCCAATACATTTTGAGAATATTCAAAGCACTTTTCAGTTGCTCCCCTTATTATTGAAAAAAATTATCGTTAAAAAACTTTCCGTACAGCAGATCAACTATGAAAATCGGCTGTTGATAAAAAACCTTATTACCGATAAATTTTCATTCATAGATGGTGTGATCTCCGCTCAGGCACGATTATGTATAAATGAAGGCCCTGCTACCATGAAAGGGGTCGTTGACCTTCAGCAAAAAGAACCGGCCTTTGATCTCGTGTTTGAGGCAAAGGATGTTCACATTACCCAGGACATCCCCGCCCTCGGTCTCCTTCCAATATTCACAGTCAAGCAAGGTGAAATAGGCGGCATTTTGAACGCCACAGGTTTTCTGCAGGGTAAGGGTTTCGGGAAGGAGGCCTTTAACGAGAAGCTTGTTGCCAATATTAATCTCGATGTAAAGGATGGTTACATCCGGGGCAACAAGTTATTATCCGCCATACTGGAAATTTTGGGAGAAAAAGATTTATATTCGTTTGACTCAATTGAGTCGGTAATCCATATAAAAGACGGTAAGGTTTATACCAAAAAAATGGATATGCAGGGTCCGCTCATGAGCATAAATGCATCTGGCATAGCCGAATTTGAAGGTTCGATCTCTTACGACGCTGTGGTTAGATTTAATAAAGAACATCTGGGTAAGGATGCCGAAAAAATCGCTGAGCTAGTTCTAAAACAAAATGAGTTACCAATAGAAATTCGGGGCACTGCCAAAGATCCCAGGGTTGCTGTAAAACTGGATAAAGAAAGTCTGGAAAATGTTTTCAAAGGGTTGGTCAATGATTTTTTACGCAACCCGAAAGAGAAACAGAAAAAAGAGACGAATGAAAAATGA
- a CDS encoding Fe-S-containing hydro-lyase, with protein sequence MSNIIHIKTPLTNESIVRLRIGDRVLLSGLIYTARDAAHKRLVELIDQDKELPFDVRNQIIYYVGPSPAQPGRPVGSCGPTSSYRMDVYTPRLLEKGLKATIGKGNRSDAVIEAMKQYKAVYFAATGGAAALLAKRVKKAEVIAYTDLGAEAIMRFEVENFPVVVANDIYGNDLFREGMEKYKRN encoded by the coding sequence ATGTCAAATATAATCCATATAAAAACGCCCCTCACGAACGAGAGTATTGTGCGCCTCAGGATTGGCGACAGGGTCTTGCTAAGCGGACTTATTTATACGGCCAGGGATGCAGCCCACAAACGGCTTGTGGAACTTATCGACCAGGATAAGGAATTACCCTTTGATGTTCGAAATCAAATTATTTATTATGTAGGTCCGAGCCCTGCGCAACCCGGCAGACCGGTTGGATCTTGTGGTCCTACCAGCAGCTATCGTATGGATGTTTATACGCCCAGGTTGCTGGAAAAAGGTTTAAAGGCTACTATTGGCAAGGGTAATCGTTCTGACGCTGTTATTGAGGCTATGAAGCAATATAAAGCGGTCTACTTTGCTGCTACGGGTGGCGCCGCTGCCTTATTGGCAAAGAGGGTTAAAAAGGCAGAGGTTATTGCTTACACAGATTTAGGGGCAGAAGCCATCATGAGATTCGAGGTAGAAAATTTTCCTGTGGTAGTTGCCAATGATATCTATGGAAATGATTTGTTTCGAGAAGGAATGGAAAAATATAAGAGAAATTGA
- a CDS encoding polysaccharide deacetylase family protein, with amino-acid sequence MTKIDELLYVAISLDIDPDANSAVEGRHDALSSPTEHGKITIGACKRGLQKILELLDIYDIDATLFYEARTAQMLVADGMNLPKLSERHEVSCHSLKHEDFLGKVSGMPMEEESIEEAITKAKDILENIFERDIKGFRAPYTRINRTVVKVLEWQGFLYDSSETVTMGTEWTGDPFPLEIFDSNLLELALPSFHDTKGKRMSSYLWAIFEGRRVSSDYIDAVLSARDVAKGGLFIFSIHPWHLYADCQGNPFTMEQIKKNLENLESILSQLKQMQGIQLTRQDKYLKNWLVK; translated from the coding sequence ATGACAAAGATTGATGAACTTTTATACGTTGCAATCTCTCTGGATATCGACCCGGATGCTAATAGCGCTGTTGAAGGACGGCATGATGCACTTTCTTCTCCAACAGAGCATGGCAAGATAACTATCGGGGCATGCAAAAGGGGATTGCAAAAGATACTGGAATTATTGGATATATATGATATAGATGCCACGTTATTTTATGAGGCAAGAACGGCCCAGATGCTTGTTGCAGATGGAATGAATTTGCCAAAGTTGTCTGAAAGGCATGAGGTATCCTGTCATTCGTTGAAACACGAGGACTTTTTAGGAAAGGTATCCGGCATGCCTATGGAAGAAGAATCCATTGAGGAAGCCATAACGAAGGCAAAGGATATCCTGGAAAACATTTTTGAGAGAGATATCAAAGGGTTTCGCGCTCCTTATACTCGAATCAATCGGACTGTGGTAAAAGTCTTAGAATGGCAAGGATTTCTGTATGATTCCTCTGAGACGGTAACAATGGGTACTGAATGGACAGGAGATCCGTTTCCCCTGGAAATCTTTGATTCGAATCTTTTAGAACTGGCATTGCCTTCTTTTCATGATACGAAGGGCAAGAGGATGTCTTCTTATTTATGGGCCATTTTTGAAGGCCGAAGGGTTTCCAGCGACTATATTGATGCGGTTTTGAGTGCAAGAGATGTGGCCAAAGGCGGGCTTTTCATATTTTCGATCCACCCCTGGCACCTGTATGCAGATTGCCAGGGAAACCCGTTTACCATGGAACAAATAAAAAAGAATTTGGAGAATTTGGAATCTATACTTTCCCAATTGAAGCAGATGCAAGGGATTCAATTAACCAGACAAGACAAGTATTTAAAAAACTGGTTAGTTAAGTAA
- a CDS encoding 2-hydroxyacyl-CoA dehydratase subunit D, with product MASIRKFKEWTEPFLRRISPILFRELLRFLKIYYFFCRGNKKKELVSLHVQTRVGVKHLYNAFAHPKRTVWTTMFVPSEILFPMGLYPFCLEIGAALFAGLGQSSRGLMEAESYGVPTDICSFHRSAIGHTFRNLFPKNILQVATTTLCDNNTKTMKICESVTGKETIVIDVPYEADDYSVKYLTKQLEDFTQRLEEATGRKMDQAAFEKAIEYSNQTREKMIEINELRKDPDCPLQGSNALGFMFPGYLLIGSQLSVEFFSSLAAELREKIEEKKRNVNRKSPRDQIRILWLELKPYFKIDFLTKLEQEQGVKIVFEETNYVYWDKLDPQKPYESLARKLITSHYNGPLERRIEVTKKLAREYQVDGVVVFSSWGCRRNNAAVPTLKRELNKIGYPLLSLDGDCVDDHNYMPGQFSTRIEGFLEMLRGRKATTNISQREMTEAGVA from the coding sequence ATGGCATCAATTCGTAAATTTAAGGAATGGACAGAGCCATTTCTTCGTCGTATTTCCCCGATTTTATTCAGGGAACTTTTGCGTTTTTTGAAGATATATTATTTTTTCTGTCGTGGAAACAAAAAGAAGGAATTGGTTTCACTGCATGTTCAGACCCGCGTGGGTGTAAAGCATTTATACAACGCATTTGCCCACCCCAAACGGACTGTTTGGACAACAATGTTTGTTCCCTCAGAAATTCTGTTTCCTATGGGACTCTATCCTTTTTGCCTGGAAATTGGCGCTGCACTCTTTGCGGGTCTGGGGCAAAGTTCGCGGGGGCTCATGGAAGCCGAATCGTATGGAGTTCCCACCGATATCTGTTCCTTTCACCGGTCGGCAATCGGACACACATTCAGAAACCTGTTTCCTAAAAACATCCTTCAGGTAGCCACCACGACGCTCTGCGATAACAACACCAAGACGATGAAGATATGTGAGTCTGTGACAGGAAAAGAGACCATCGTTATCGATGTACCGTACGAAGCGGATGATTATTCCGTCAAATACCTCACGAAACAGCTTGAGGATTTTACCCAGCGGCTGGAGGAAGCGACGGGCAGGAAGATGGATCAAGCAGCATTTGAAAAGGCGATTGAATACTCGAATCAGACGCGGGAAAAGATGATCGAAATCAATGAATTGAGAAAAGATCCCGATTGTCCCCTTCAGGGCAGCAACGCCCTGGGATTTATGTTTCCCGGATATTTGTTAATTGGTTCCCAGTTATCAGTAGAGTTTTTCTCCAGCCTGGCTGCAGAATTACGTGAAAAAATCGAAGAGAAGAAAAGAAATGTAAACAGAAAATCTCCGAGAGATCAGATCAGAATTCTCTGGCTCGAATTGAAACCGTATTTTAAAATTGATTTTTTAACAAAGTTAGAACAGGAACAGGGGGTCAAGATCGTCTTTGAGGAAACAAACTACGTTTATTGGGATAAACTGGACCCGCAGAAACCTTACGAAAGTCTCGCCAGGAAACTTATTACCAGCCATTATAATGGTCCGTTAGAGCGTCGTATTGAGGTAACCAAGAAACTTGCCCGGGAATATCAGGTGGATGGCGTGGTTGTATTCTCATCGTGGGGTTGCAGAAGAAATAACGCCGCGGTACCCACGCTGAAAAGAGAATTGAACAAGATAGGTTATCCACTCCTCAGCCTCGACGGAGATTGCGTCGACGACCACAACTACATGCCGGGACAGTTTTCCACAAGGATTGAGGGCTTTTTGGAGATGCTGCGCGGAAGGAAAGCCACCACGAATATTTCGCAGCGTGAAATGACCGAAGCCGGTGTAGCCTGA
- a CDS encoding CvpA family protein, whose product MNWIDYSIFAILFFATVFGLASGPALQFLRIGCLLISFFTALLFHDVLSNFLGGIFTPSTANLLGYFIIFGVAFMVTYIVTDLVKRITGKWGIGIGLRLLGGLFGILKGLVFCGVIIFGVLLFCSKPACDTVHTSKIATQIGKGMQAIVSSIPENVSNKIKGYANSIKKKNVSKEAKPNEDEDFKETNSE is encoded by the coding sequence ATGAATTGGATTGACTACTCAATCTTTGCCATCTTGTTTTTTGCAACGGTTTTTGGGCTTGCCAGTGGTCCGGCACTTCAATTTCTCAGGATTGGATGCCTGTTGATCTCTTTCTTTACGGCGCTGCTTTTTCATGATGTCCTGAGTAACTTCCTGGGGGGCATTTTTACCCCATCCACGGCCAACTTACTGGGCTACTTTATTATCTTTGGCGTTGCATTCATGGTCACCTATATTGTTACCGACCTTGTAAAAAGGATCACGGGGAAATGGGGGATAGGGATTGGGCTCAGGTTGTTAGGAGGATTGTTCGGTATCCTGAAAGGGCTTGTGTTTTGCGGTGTAATAATCTTTGGTGTCTTATTGTTTTGCAGTAAACCGGCCTGTGATACGGTTCATACCTCAAAGATTGCAACTCAGATTGGGAAAGGCATGCAGGCTATCGTTTCCAGTATTCCGGAAAATGTCTCAAACAAAATCAAGGGGTATGCAAACAGTATCAAGAAAAAGAATGTATCGAAAGAAGCAAAGCCAAATGAAGATGAAGATTTCAAGGAAACAAATTCCGAATAA
- a CDS encoding acyl-CoA dehydratase activase, which yields MYTIGIDIGSMSTNGILINDKKEILSSIIIPTGASSKKAADKTFRQILTENQLSEKDIDYIIATGYGRIKVPFANEVVTEITCHAKGANFFFPKARTIIDIGGQDSKVIKIDANGNVLDFVMNDKCAAGTGRFLEVMARTLEIDLEEMGPISLNGKDNVSVSSLCTVFAESEVVSLIGADHRTADICRGLHISIAKRITAQVKRIGLEEEIVMTGGVAKNIGVVTELEKNLGCKIRISEEPQINGALGAALIALEKALSKIQPSVSVSGNSSTGASIAEFSVEDSTLPKIGYFCSYTPVELIRAAGFHPVRIKGSEQESSAANEMLCGNICPYIKAVVDQKINGNLEDFKGMVFVNSCDGMRRLYDAWVKLDEGKKSFNYILDIPKNTDDAAVFYYANLLKNFKEKLETFFTLKIHHDDINQSITLYNAVREKVRLFLQKYWSGYIGQSGYEIFSLLKKGVNVVPEKFQTYLTNIMKQREGICDTRDIPRLFVWGSIMENEKIMKIIEDAGAKVVAEDLCNGSRYFDAQIHISDDPILSIAKRYIKRSPCSRMVNIFERINKVLTIMQEKSIHGAIYHTLKFCDHNLLDYPMIKKTFHEKNIPLLHLNCDYTLSSEGQIKTRVEAFLEQLTSTSRKE from the coding sequence ATGTATACGATAGGAATCGATATTGGTTCTATGTCCACCAATGGAATTCTGATAAATGATAAAAAGGAAATCCTTTCCTCAATAATTATACCTACCGGCGCCAGCAGCAAAAAGGCAGCGGATAAAACTTTTCGTCAGATACTTACAGAAAACCAATTGTCGGAAAAAGACATTGATTATATTATTGCTACCGGATACGGACGTATAAAAGTACCGTTCGCTAATGAAGTTGTAACAGAAATTACCTGCCACGCCAAAGGAGCAAACTTTTTTTTCCCGAAGGCCAGGACTATCATTGATATTGGCGGGCAAGACAGCAAGGTCATTAAAATCGATGCGAATGGAAACGTTCTTGACTTTGTAATGAATGATAAGTGTGCAGCCGGGACAGGCCGATTCCTGGAGGTTATGGCCAGAACCCTGGAGATAGATCTGGAAGAAATGGGGCCGATTTCACTGAATGGAAAGGATAACGTTTCCGTGAGTAGCCTTTGCACGGTTTTTGCGGAATCTGAGGTGGTATCCCTTATTGGTGCAGACCACAGAACGGCAGATATCTGCAGGGGATTACATATCTCCATCGCCAAACGAATCACAGCCCAGGTGAAGAGGATCGGGTTGGAAGAAGAGATTGTTATGACAGGCGGCGTGGCAAAGAATATCGGCGTTGTAACGGAGTTAGAGAAGAATCTTGGTTGCAAGATCAGGATTTCGGAAGAACCACAAATCAACGGTGCGCTTGGGGCCGCACTGATTGCCTTAGAAAAGGCACTGTCAAAGATTCAACCTTCGGTGTCCGTTTCTGGAAATTCATCCACTGGCGCGTCCATTGCGGAATTTTCGGTCGAAGACAGTACCTTGCCGAAAATCGGTTATTTTTGTTCGTATACCCCGGTGGAACTTATTCGCGCCGCCGGATTTCATCCGGTCAGGATCAAGGGTTCTGAACAGGAATCGAGCGCTGCAAATGAAATGCTTTGTGGCAATATCTGCCCTTATATTAAGGCCGTTGTTGATCAAAAAATCAATGGCAACCTGGAAGATTTTAAAGGGATGGTGTTTGTTAACTCATGTGACGGGATGCGCCGGCTTTATGATGCGTGGGTAAAATTGGACGAAGGGAAAAAGTCGTTTAACTATATTCTGGATATTCCCAAAAATACCGACGATGCGGCAGTTTTTTATTACGCAAACCTGCTCAAAAACTTCAAAGAAAAACTGGAAACCTTTTTCACTCTCAAAATTCACCACGACGATATCAACCAGAGTATTACCCTGTACAATGCGGTCAGGGAGAAGGTCAGGTTATTTTTGCAAAAGTACTGGAGCGGGTATATCGGGCAATCCGGTTATGAGATATTTTCCCTGTTAAAGAAGGGTGTCAATGTAGTTCCGGAAAAATTCCAAACCTATTTAACCAACATTATGAAACAAAGGGAAGGTATATGTGATACGAGGGACATACCCAGGCTTTTCGTCTGGGGAAGTATTATGGAAAATGAGAAGATTATGAAGATTATAGAAGATGCAGGAGCCAAGGTTGTTGCGGAGGATTTGTGCAACGGAAGCCGATACTTTGATGCCCAAATTCATATCAGCGACGACCCCATACTATCAATCGCCAAAAGATATATCAAGCGGTCTCCCTGCTCCCGTATGGTCAATATCTTTGAGAGGATAAATAAAGTATTGACCATTATGCAGGAGAAATCGATTCATGGGGCGATTTATCACACCCTAAAATTCTGTGATCATAATCTCCTGGATTATCCCATGATTAAAAAGACATTCCATGAAAAAAATATCCCGCTTCTTCATCTCAATTGCGATTATACCCTTAGCAGCGAAGGGCAAATCAAAACCCGAGTTGAAGCATTTCTTGAACAATTAACCAGCACCTCCAGGAAAGAATAA